From a region of the Salminus brasiliensis chromosome 4, fSalBra1.hap2, whole genome shotgun sequence genome:
- the usp38 gene encoding ubiquitin carboxyl-terminal hydrolase 38 — protein sequence MDKILEALVSSSHPLPIKRAIVKKVVEAAEKEVTEEQCQALYHLTARLILQDEDPFQRQVGQQVQEAYARFHRDEFARFLSKEFVLGLLQQGYGSLDRRDPAILDFLHGCLRLLLSCPAVLELAPLLQTEVLRMVCERPETALCAKLATLLTDFPQCVPRDKAAALFCQQLVRTFAHFQCPVGQEAELRRYVTQVSRVATLLQGIWKAEPATLLPSLQEVFAIISSTDPSFEPSIALASLVQHIPLQMITVLIKSLTTDQNVKDASMTQALSRMIDWLSWPLANHIDTWVIALLKGLAAVQKFTILIDVTLLKIELVFDRLWYPIVRQGALAVLSHMLLSFQHSPEAFHLVVPHVVPLVRCLQRDGLPTSKAFLLQFTELIHCMMYQCSGFPDLYDSILEAIKELPKPSEEKVKFVLNQSAWTSQSNSFASGLLRLTGKSETGKTGLVNLGNTCYMNSILQTLFMATDFRRNVLSLHLNGSNTLMKKLQLLFAFLAHTQRAAYAPRNFLEASRPPWFTVGSQQDCSEYLRFLLDRLHEEEKTLRALQTSKPKADSSDADLIDDGAAHSVANTPSRSHPETVDAEDDGRTLVERMFGGRLSTGIRCLQCHSLSEKEEPFTDLSLAFCPSAPQSAVGPCQGAVNGGSENLEGPVKEAQSVERPTAEPALSLSDLVEYFLAPEILEEENCYFCERCGSLQRAERAMRVVAAPEYLILTLLRFSYDATCHVRRKILDNVGIPPRMCLPVHQHHASASTVTAAAASSSSLSSSSSPVAPMDSPESGENLAKKLKPSQREEEEEQKGLPDSGREGGLRGERADVHSVPYVLSSVVMHSGMSSESGHYYSYGRNVSGTDGCAAATTPASPCSRTSETDAGLSNSSQSESCTAPQDVLECGGQNSRDWFLFNDSRVTFTNFQSVQNVTSRFPKDTAYVLIYRKQEVNGQPGGAQGTVNGSRFNAEPPLHKDLMDAITKDNKLFLQEQELNARTRALQAASASCSFRPNGSDDNEPPGSCGPSGGGGGGGFNTVSRLVF from the exons ATGGATAAGATCCTGGAAGCCTTGGTGAGTTCCTCTCACCCTTTACCCATCAAGCGGGCTATAGTGAagaaagtggtggaggcagCAGAGAAGGAGGTGACGGAGGAGCAGTGCCAGGCCCTGTACCACCTGACGGCGCGCCTCATCCTGCAGGACGAGGACCCCTTCCAGCGCCAGGTGGGCCAGCAGGTGCAGGAGGCGTACGCCCGCTTCCACCGGGATGAGTTCGCCCGTTTTCTCAGCAAGGAGTTTGTGCTGGGACTGCTGCAGCAAGGCTACGGCTCACTGGACCGACGGGATCCAGCCATCCTGGACTTCCTGCACGGCTGCTTGCGGCTTCTCCTCAGCTGTCCGGCCGTACTTGAACTGGCGCCACTGCTGCAGACGGAGGTTCTGAGGATGGTGTGTGAGCGCCCCGAGACCGCACTCTGTGCCAAACTGGCCACTCTGCTGACAGACTTCCCGCAGTGCGTGCCACGGGACAAAGCAGCTGCGTTGTTCTGCCAGCAGCTGGTACGAACCTTCGCCCACTTCCAGTGCCCTGTGGGGCAGGAGGCAGAGCTTAGGCGCTATGTCACGCAGGTGAGCCGCGTAGCTACGCTGCTGCAGGGCATCTGGAAGGCGGAGCCGGCCACACTGCTGCCTTCGCTGCAGGAGGTGTTCGCCATCATCTCTTCTACAG ACCCTTCCTTTGAGCCCTCCATCGCTCTGGCCAGCCTGGTGCAGCACATCCCTCTGCAGATGATCACAGTTCTCATCAAGAGCCTCACCACTGACCAGAACGTCAAAGACGCCAGCATGACTCAAGCACTCAGCAG GATGATCGACTGGCTGTCATGGCCCCTTGCCAATCACATAGACACCTGGGTTATTGCTCTGCTAAAGGGTCTGGCTGCTGTGCAGAAATTCACCATCCTCATAGACGTCACATTGCTCAAAATTGAACTG GTCTTTGATCGTCTGTGGTACCCCATTGTGAGACAGGGAGCACTAGCAGTTCTCTCTCACATGCTGCTTAGCTTCCAGCACTCTCCAGAGGCTTTCCACCTG GTGGTCCCCCATGTGGTGCCTCTGGTGCGGTGTTTGCAGCGCGATGGCCTCCCCACCAGCAAAGCCTTCTTGCTGCAGTTCACCGAACTAATACACTGCATGATGTACCAGTGCTCTGGCTTCCCCGACCTCTACGACAGCATCCTCGAAGCCATTAAG GAACTACCCAAACCTAGTGAAGAGAAGGTCAAGTTTGTGCTCAACCAAAGTGCCTGGACCTCGCAGTCAAACTCTTTTGCCTCAGGACTGCTGAGGCTTACGGGCAAATCTGAGACAGGGAAGACGGGCCTTGTGAACTTGGGCAACACGTGCTACATGAACAGCATCCTTCAGACCCTCTTCATGGCTACAGA TTTCAGACGGAACGTCTTATCCCTGCATCTGAACGGCTCTAACACGCTGATGAAGAAGCTTCAGCTTCTGTTTGCTTTCCTAGCTCATACACAG AGAGCAGCATACGCACCAAGGAATTTCCTAGAAGCTTCTCGGCCACCCTGGTTCACAGTGGGCTCCCAGCAAGACTGTTCTGAGTATCTGCGCTTTCTTTTGGACAG ATTACACGAGGAAGAAAAGACTCTCAGAGCTTTGCAGACATCCAAGCCTAAGGCAGACTCCTCTGACGCTGACCTTATTGATGATGGCGCAGCTCACAGCGTGGCAAACACCCCATCACGTTCCCATCCCGAAACTGTGGACGCTGAGGATGATGGACGGACTCTGGTCGAGCGAATGTTCGGCGGGCGTCTCTCTACAGGCATCCGCTGCCTGCAGTGCCACAGCCTCTCTGAGAAAGAGGAACCCTTTACGGATCTTTCCCTGGCCTTCTGCCCTTCAGCCCCACAGTCCGCTGTAGGACCTTGCCAAGGAGCAGTCAATGGGGGCAGTGAGAATTTGGAAGGCCCAGTAAAAGAGGCCCAGAGTGTGGAGAGGCCCACAGCGGAGCCAGCCCTGTCCTTGTCTGACCTGGTCGAGTATTTCCTGGCCCCGGAGATCCTAGAGGAGGAGAACTGCTACTTCTGTGAGCGCTGTGGGTCGCTGCAGCGGGCCGAGAGGGCCATGAGGGTGGTGGCCGCTCCCGAATACCTCATCCTCACGCTGCTGCGCTTCTCATACGACGCCACGTGCCACGTGCGCCGCAAGATCCTGGACAATGTGGGCATCCCGCCGCGCATGTGCCTGCCTGTTCACCAACACCATGCATCTGCctctactgttactgctgctgctgcttcttcttcttctttgtcttcctcatcctcaccaGTGGCACCAATGGATTCTCCTGAGAGTGGCGAAAACCTGGCCAAAAAGCTGAAGCCCTctcagagagaggaagaggaggagcagaAAGGGTTACCGGACAGCGGGCGAGAGGGAGGTTTAAGGGGGGAAAGGGCAGACGTGCATTCAGTCCCGTACGTCCTCAGCTCAGTTGTGATGCATTCAGGCATGTCCTCGGAGAGCGGTCACTACTACTCGTACGGCAGGAACGTAAGCGGGACTGACGGGTGTGCTGCTGCCACAACACCAGCCAGTCCCTGCTCTAGAACTTCCGAAACAGATGCTGGGCTTAGTAACAGCAGCCAGTCAGAGAGCTGCACAGCTCCACAGGACGTATTGGAGTGCGGTGGACAAAACTCCAGGGATTGGTTCCTGTTTAACGATAGTCGAGTGACTTTCACCAACTTCCAGTCCGTGCAGAATGTCACGAGCCGCTTCCCTAAGGACACAGCATATGTCCTAATCTACAGGAAACAAGAAGTCAACGGACAGCCCGGCGGTGCACAAGGTACTGTGAATGGCTCTAGGTTTAACGCGGAACCACCGCTTCATAAAGACCTGATGGATGCCATCACCAAAGACAACAAGCTCTTCTTGCAG
- the smarca5 gene encoding SWI/SNF-related matrix-associated actin-dependent regulator of chromatin subfamily A member 5 encodes MSDREDGVVEQPREEQRGPSEPGPAEDGTSDAGHDEPSEAAQDSGDQSSSPAAETPKMEQPAGYEEKVKTDRTNRFEYLLKQTEVFAHFIQPAAQKTPTSPLKMKPGRPRLKKDEKQNLLSAGDNRHRRTEQEEDEELLSENSKASNVCTRFDESPSYVKTGKLRDYQVRGLNWLISLYENGINGILADEMGLGKTLQTISLLGYMKHYRNIPGPHMVLVPKSTLYNWMNEFKRWVPSLRAVCLIGDRDERTAFIRDTLLPGEWDVCVTSYEMLIIERAVFKKFNWRYLVIDEAHRIKNEKSKLSEIVREFKTTNRLLLTGTPLQNNLHELWALLNFLLPDVFNSSEDFDSWFDTNNCLGDTKLVERLHTVLRPFLLRRIKADVEKSLLPKKEVKMYVGLSKMQREWYTKILMKDIDILNSAGKMDKMRLLNVLMQLRKCCNHSYLFDGAEPGPPYTTDLHLVVNSGKMAVLDKLLPKLNEQGSRVLIFSQMTRMLDILEDYCMWRNYGYCRLDGQTPHEERQISINAFNEPNSSKFIFMLSTRAGGLGINLATADVVIIYDSDWNPQVDLQAMDRAHRIGQKKQVRVFRFITENTVEERIVERAEMKLRLDSIVIQQGRLVDPSMNKLGKDEMLSIIRHGATHVFASKESEITDEDIDAILERGEKKTMEMKEKLSNLGESSLRNFTMDTENSVYNFEGEDYREKKKVITNWIEPPKRERKANYAVDAYFREALRVSEPKAPKAPRPPKQPNVQDFQFFPPRLFELLEKEILYYRKTIGYKVPRNPDLPNSAQVQKEEQAKIDEAEPLNEEELEEKENLLSQGFTIWNKRDFNQFIKANEKWGRDDIENIAREVEGKTPEEVMEYSAVFWERCNELQDIEKIMAQIERGEARIQRRISIKKALDSKIGRYKAPFHQLRISYGTNKGKNYTEEEDRFLICMLHKLGFDKESVYDELRQCIRNSPQFRFDWFLKSRTAMELQRRCNTLITLIERENMELEEREKAEKKKRGPRTSSAQKRKQDGTPDGRGRKKKLKL; translated from the exons ATGTCTGATCGAGAGGACGGCGTGGTGGAGCAACCGCGGGAGGAGCAACGGGGACCCAGCGAGCCGGGACCGGCGGAG GATGGCACCTCAGACGCTGGCCATGATGAACCATCCGAAGCGGCACAGGATAGCGGGGACCAGTCGTCCTCGCCTGCGGCTGAAACGCCGAAGATGGAGCAGCCAGCAGGCTATGAAGAGAAAGTG AAAACAGACCGGACCAACAGATTTGAGTACTTGCTGAAGCAGACTGAAGTGTTTGCCCACTTCATCCAGCCTGCCGCCCAGAAGACTCCTACCTCTCCCCTGAAGATGAAGCCTGGCCGTCCTCGCCTTAAAAAGGACGAGAAACAGAATCTCCTTTCTGCTGGAGA CAACCGTCACCGTCGCACAGAGCAGGAAGAGGATGAGGAGCTGCTCAGTGAAAACAGCAAAGCCTCCAATGTGTGCACGCGCTTCGACGAGTCGCCGTCCT ATGTGAAAACGGGCAAACTGAGAGACTATCAGGTCCGTGGACTGAACTGGCTGATTTCCCTCTATGAGAATGGAATCAATGGCATCCTCGCCGATGAAATG GGTCTGGGAAAAACCCTACAGACCATTTCTCTGCTGGGCTACATGAAGCACTACAGGAACATCCCTGGCCCTCACATGGTCCTGGTGCCCAAATCCACCCTCTACAACTGGATGAACGAGTTCAAGCGCTGGGTGCCCTCCCTCCGGGCGGTCTGCCTCATCGGAGACAGGGATGAGagg ACGGCCTTTATCCGTGACACCTTGTTGCCGGGAGAGTGGGACGTGTGCGTCACTTCCTACGAGATGCTCATCATCGAGAGGGCCGTCTTTAAGAAGTTTAACTGGAGATACTTGGTCATTGACGAGGCCCATCGTATCAAGAATGAGAAATCTAAG CTCTCGGAGATCGTGCGAGAGTTCAAGACCACCAACCGGCTGCTGCTGACTGGAACCCCGCTGCAGAACAACTTGCACGAGCTGTGGGCTCTGCTGAACTTTCTTCTACCTGATGTCTTCAACTCCTCTGAG GACTTCGACTCCTGGTTTGACACCAACAACTGTCTTGGGGACACAAAACTGGTTGAGCGTCTGCACACT GTGTTGCGTCCCTTCCTGCTGAGGCGTATCAAAGCCGACGTGGAGAAATCTCTCCTCCCAAAGAAAGAAGTGAAGATGTATGTGGGACTCAGCAAGATGCAGAGAGAATG GTATACGAAGATCCTGATGAAGGACATTGATATCCTGAACTCTGCGGGGAAGATGGATAAGATGCGTCTGCTGAATGTGCTGATGCAGCTGAGGAAGTGCTGCAATCACTCGTACTTGTTCGACGGAGCTGAGCCTGGTCCTCCCTACACCACCGACCTCCATCTGGTCGTCAACAGTGGCAAGATGGCCGTCCTCGACAAGCTGCTGCCCAAGCTGAATGAGCAAG GGTCTCGCGTGCTGATCTTCAGCCAGATGACCAGGATGCTGGACATTCTGGAAGACTACTGCATGTGGCGTAACTATGGTTACTGCCGTCTAGATGGGCAAACTCCACATGAGGAGAGACAG ATCTCAATAAATGCCTTCAACGAACCCAACAGCTCCAAGTTCATCTTCATGCTGAGCACCAGGGCTGGAGGGCTGGGTATTAACCTGGCCACAGCCGACGTGGTCATCATTTATGACTCCGACTGGAATCCTCAAGTGGACCTGCAGGCCATG GATCGTGCTCACAGGATTGGTCAGAAAAAGCAGGTGCGTGTATTCCGCTTCATCACAGAAAATACGGTGGAGGAGAGAATCGTGGAACGAGCCGAAATGAAACTCCGTTTGGACTCCATCGTCATCCAGCAGG GTAGATTAGTAGACCCCAGCATGAACAAGCTGGGGAAGGACGAGATGCTGTCCATCATTCGGCATGGTGCCACTCACGTCTTCGCCTCCAAGGAGAGTGAAATTACTGATGAAGATATTGATGCCATactggagagaggagaaaagaag ACCATGGAGATGAAAGAGAAGCTGTCCAACCTTGGCGAAAGCTCTCTGAGGAATTTCACCATGGACACAGAAAACAGCGTGTACAACTTTGAAGGTGAAGATtacagagagaagaaaaag gttatCACAAACTGGATCGAACCTCCCAAGAGAGAGCGCAAGGCAAACTATGCTGTTGATGCTTATTTCCGAGAGGCACTGAGAGTCAGTGAGCCAAAAGCACCAAAG GCTCCTCGCCCCCCAAAACAGCCCAATGTTCAAGACTTTCAGTTCTTCCCTCCTCGGCTTTTTGAGCTGCTGGAGAAGGAGATCTTGTATTACAGGAAAACTATTGGTTacaag GTGCCCAGGAATCCTGACCTGCCCAACTCTGCACAGGTGCAGAAGGAGGAACAGGCTAAGATTGATGAGGCTGAGCCTCTTAATGAGGAAGAgttggaggagaaggagaatcTCCTCTCCCAG GGCTTCACTATTTGGAACAAGCGAGACTTCAATCAGTTCATCAAGGCAAATGAGAAATGGGGGCGAGATGATATTGAGAACATTGCTCGTGAAGTGGAAGGCAAAACGCCTGAGGAGGTCATGGAGTATTCTG cTGTATTTTGGGAGCGCTGCAATGAGCTCCAGGATATTGAGAAGATCATGGCTCAGATTGAAAGGGGCGAGGCCAGGATTCAGAGGAGGATCAGCATAAAGAAAGCCCTGGACTCAAAG ATTGGTCGTTACAAGGCCCCATTCCACCAGCTGAGGATTTCCTACGGGACCAACAAGGGAAAGAACTACACTGAAGAAGAGGACCGCTTCCTTATCTGCATGTTGCACAAGCTGGGTTTCGACAAGGAGAGTGTTTACGATGAGCTGCGCCAGTGTATCCGCAACTCGCCCCAGTTCCGCTTCGACTGGTTCCTCAAGTCCCGCACTGCTATG GAACTACAGAGGCGGTGTAACACACTGATCACCCTCATTGAACGTGAAAACATGGAGCTGGAAGAAAGGGAGAAGGCTGAGAAGAAGAAACGGGGACCTCGCACTTCTTCA GCACAGAAACGCAAGCAGGATGGGACCCCAGACGGCCGCGGACGCAAAAAGAAGCTGAAGTTATAG